A stretch of the Lolium perenne isolate Kyuss_39 chromosome 3, Kyuss_2.0, whole genome shotgun sequence genome encodes the following:
- the LOC127327059 gene encoding nicotinamide adenine dinucleotide transporter 2, mitochondrial has translation MLEGKGRTRGGAQVKAREAACNAVAGGSAGFISATVLCPLDVLKTRLQVYGLPSNLSSGSAPPGKVIISGLQHILKTEGLPGLYRGLSPTIVALFPTWAVTFSVYNYVRGLLRSQDARNSELSVEANVLAASCAGIATAIATNPLWVVKTRLQTQGMRPGAVPYTGILSALHRIAAEEGLRGLYSGLLPSLAGVTHVAIQFPVYEKAKLYVAKKDNTTVDKLGPGQVAICSSGSKVTASIITYPHEVVRSKLQEQGRVSHGARYTGVTDCIKQVFQKEGVAGFYRGCATNLLRTTPNAVITFTSYEMINRLMHQLLSP, from the exons ATGTTGGAGGGCAAGGGCCGCACTCGCGGCGGTGCGCAGGTGAAGGCCCGGGAGGCGGCCTGCAACGCCGTTGCCGGCGGCTCGGCTG GGTTCATCTCGGCAACGGTGCTGTGCCCGCTGGACGTGCTCAAGACGCGTCTGCAGGTGTACGGCCTCCCTTCCAACCTTTCCTCTGGCTCTGCACCGCCTG GTAAGGTAATTATTTCAGGATTGCAGCACATACTCAAAACAGAAGGACTGCCTGGGTTGTATCGTGGCCTTTCTCCCACAATAGTAGCGCTATTTCCAACTTGGGCT GTTACATTTTCAGTATATAATTACGTGAGGGGTCTTCTTCGGTCTCAAG ATGCTAGAAATAGTGAACTTTCAGTAGAAGCAAATGTTTTAGCTGCTTCATGTGCTGGGATTGCAACAGCTATTGCAACTAATCCATTGTGGGTTGTGAAAACTAGGCTACAA ACACAAGGGATGAGGCCTGGTGCGGTTCCTTACACAGGCATCTTATCTGCGTTACATAGGATTGCAGCAGAAGAGGGTCTCCGTGGATTGTACAG TGGTCTTCTTCCTTCTCTAGCTGGGGTTACTCATGTAGCCATCCAGTTCCCAGTATATGAGAAGGCGAAGCTGTACGTTGCCAAGAAAG ACAATACTACAGTTGATAAGCTTGGCCCTGGACAGGTAGCTATTTGTTCCTCAGGGTCCAAAGTAACAGCCTCGATAATAACATACCCTCACGAG GTTGTACGGTCTAAGTTGCAAGAACAAGGTCGTGTTTCACATGGTGCTAGGTACACTGGTGTAACTGATTGCATAAAGCAAGTGTTCCAGAAGGAGGGAGTTGCCGGCTTCTACCGAGGTTGTGCTACAAATTTGCTGCGAACAACGCCAAATGCGGTCATTACTTTCACCAGTTATGAGATGATCAATCGACTCATGCACCAGCTCTTGTCCCCTTAA